The Actinobacillus succinogenes 130Z region CGTCCGTTAAGCGGTTAAGCTCGATTTCCATTTGTTCGATGGCATCAATCGGATCATCGGTTTTAATAATATCCTGACGGATACGTTCGCGCAGATGTTGATACACCGCAATAAAGAAGCGCACTTTGTTTTCAGGTTTACGACTGTCTTCGGACAGACGCAGCGTATCACGCAGATATTCGTTATCGGCAACGGCCTGTCGTAAGGCACCTAACGCTTTATCCGACATTGAACGCAGTTCATCCGCCGATAAATAAGCCAATTCACGACGATTTAAGCGTTTTTCCACATCACTGTTGCGGGACAATCGGGACACGACGCACCAGCTTACTTTCGCCGCTACCACCAGTTCTCTTTGCTGTTTGTAATCTCGTTCCGCCTTGCGAATGCGGCGGGTTAAATTATCCGCTTCACTTTCAATTAACGTTAATTGTTTCTCAATATAGGAGCGGCGCTGACGGTTAGCGGAAAGTCGTTGATATAACTCGTCTTTACGGATTCTTGCCCGTTCTTCCGCGCCTTCGTCCGCACGCACGCCTAACTCGTTGACTTCGGTTAATAATTCTTTCAATAAATCATTTTTACTGTTGAAAGAACTTTGTAACTGAATGAACACTTGATTATATTGAGCAAACTGCGCCTGTTTCTGACGAACCTGTTCCCGTTGAGCATCACGTTGCCCCTGCATTTGTTCCAAGCGTCGGCGTAACTGTTCGTTCAACCCGTTACTTTCCGTCTGCACATCGTCTTCATAACCGAAATGCGCTTTACGCTGTACCACGTCCGCTAAGGCAAAAGCTTTTTGCTGAACTTGCTTTTGCATGGTCGCGGCTTGTGCCAACTCGTCTTTTAAACGGTCATAATGTTCCGGATCGCTTTGCAAGGTGGCGGCAATCGGTTCTAATTGTGACAACGTTGCACCGTGTTGGCGAATGAAACTTTCGTCCTGTTCCGCTAAATCCAACTGTTCGCGAGTTTCCTCGATACGATCCTGTAAACTGTCGTCGGCAATTACTGCAAGCTGCGGAATCAGTTTATTCAGCAGCTGCATTTTTTCTTTTGCCGTATCTAATTTAATCCGGATTTGTTGCTCGTTGGTTGAAAGTGCGGTCAATTCCCGCTCGATTTCGTTACGTTCCCCATTGATTTCACGCATACTTTCTTCCGGGTTCGGCAAGAATGCTAAGGCTAAATGCAAACCGACAAATTGGCTGAGCTGTTGGTGTAAACGTTGACATTTCTGCACGTCGAATGCTCGTTGCGCGTAAGCTTCCGCCACTTCGTCCCGTTGAGCTTCCAGTTCCGCGAGGTGTTTTTCACGGGCGGCACGACCGAATAACGGAATTTCCGGGAATTTAGAATAGCGCACCTCGCGCGCGGAAACCTGTACCACTACCCCGTGTTCCAGTTCCTGCGCCGCTAATACGCTATCGTCAAAGGCGGACGGGTCCCCCTCGATTAAATATAAATCGTCCGGACAATCTTCCAGTTCGGATAACTGCGCCTTCACCGTATCTAAGTCACGCACCACAATGGCGTGGCGCGCCGGCCCGTATAAGGCGGAGAAATACGGCGCATCTTCAAAAGGCACATCGTCATACAGTTCGGACAACAAGACGCCGCCGAAACGTTCCGCTAACAGGTTCAAGCGCGCATCTTCCGAGCCGTCCGGTTGACTTAACCGGGAAATCTGTTCATCCAGTTGTTGGCGTTTGTGCTCAAGTTGGTCGCGCTGAATGGTGAATTCACGCTCTTTAACTAATTGCGCCTGCATAAAATTCATCACATCCTGACTGTCGTCAAAATGCTCGCCGCACTGTTCTTGTAACCGCTCTAACGCCGCCTGAGCCGTCAGCCATGCAGGCGCTTTTGCCGCATGTTTATGATAAAGTGCGGTCAATTGTTCGCGTTTTTGCCGCAAAACGGAACGATCTTCCACTTGGGCGGCCAGTTCGTCGCTTAAATCGTCAATGATCGCTTCATGTTCCGCATAACATTCTTCCAATTCGTCGGCTGTCGTTAAATTAAGTTCTGCGCGCTGATTAAATTCCGCCAATAAACGTACCGCGCTTTGTCGCTGTACATCACGTTGCTCCAATTCATGCAATTTAGCACGCAATTGCGGAGTTTGCGCCGCCTGCACTTTTTGTGTCGGATATTCACGTAATAATTCTTTTGCGCTTTCCCACGCTGCAGAACGCGGCATTTCTCCTGCGATTTTACAGACTAACCGATAAGCTTTGTCGAACTGCGATTTTGCCGCTTCGGAAATAGACATTTTCTGTTCCAGTTCCAGTACGCGCTCCGTCAAGGTTTCCGCCTGAGCGGCGAATTCTTCGTGGTATTCATCCACATTTTTCACCGCCAAATCCGCTAAACCGCATAAAGTTTTCGCTTTTTCCAACGCCTGAACAGCTTGTTGATATTGCAGGGCACGGGTTTGCTGCGCATCTAACGCCTGTTGGTAATCGGCTAATTGGGAGCGGATTTGATCTACTTCCGTTTCTATTTGCTCGAATTGCGCCTGACTGCTTTCCAGTTGTTCGCCGGCGGTTTCCACCACCATTTTCTGCTCTTCCAGCTTTTCTGTCAGTTCGTTTACATCATCCTGATAACGCTCGATTTTTTCCTGATGACGTAAGGCATTCAAAACTAAATTAAGGTGATCGGAGGCGCTTTGGTGATCCACCTCCAGCACTTTTTCGCTTTCCGCCAATTCCACAGCTTCACGACTAAAATCCACCAAACGATGTTGAGACAAATCCCGTTCGGATTTGGCGTTATACCATTCTTTACGGAAATTTAACGCGGTTTCGATGTTACCGCGACGTTCGTTAGCGTTACGCATATAATCCGACGCCACATAATTAGTGGTTTCCGTAATGAGGTGCTTAAACAAATCGCGATCCGCCTGCGTCATTTTTATGGCTTCCAGCGTCATACGGTTTTCCCGTAAGGCGGATTCCATGTCCTGGAAAGCCTTGCGTACACCCAAATTTTCCGGCAACAGATAATCGCGCAGGGATTTTGTGATCGCACTGGAAATCCCGCCGTAAAGAGAAGCTTCGATTAATTTATAGAACTTACTGCGATCGGAAGACGAACGTAAACGACGAGGAATAATACCCAGATCGAACATCATGCCGTGATAATCCGCAACGGAATGATATTGCTTGAATTGACCGCCGATTTCATCAATTTTGTCTTTAACTTCGGTTAAATTTAATACTTTAGCCTGACGTTCGTTGACGGCTTCAGTGAAAAGTGCGGTCGGATTTAGGGATAATTCTACGCCCTGAATGCTGAAAGTTTTGAGATCTACTTTTTTATCCCGCCCCGCAACCTGTTGCAGGCGAACACCTACCAAGGTACGTTGATGACGGGAATTCACGGTATCCAGCACGGCATAACAAACGCCCGGGCGTAATTTGCCATGCAGCCCTTTGTCGCGCGAACCGCCGCTGGCGCCGGCTTCCGTGGTGTTACGGAAGTGCAATAAGGTTAAATCCGGAATCAACGCGGTGACAAACCCCGCCATTGTGGTGGATTTCCCCGCCCCGTTACCGCCGGAAAGCGTGGTGACGAGCGCATCCAAATCAAAGGTGCGGGCAAAGAAACCGTTCCAGTTAATCAAAGTAAGCGAACGGAATTTGCCGCGTTCTACCCCCGCAGGTACGCTGAACGGCGAAAGTGCGGTCGGATTTTCAGCCGTTTTTTCACTGTCCGCCGTTTCTATTTGTTCTGCGACCGTTTCGGTTTTCAGCACATCTTGTTCCAATTCAAAATCCGCCATTATTCCGCTCCTTCTTGATTATCGTCGTATTCAAAATCTTCTTCATTACTGACCGCACTTTCATCATCCGCCGTTGCTTTTTCAGCGGCAATCGATTCAGGCGTCGCCGCTTCCCCGTCGCGGATTAAACGCAATTGGGCTTCTATCGGATCGTCGCCGGCACGTACTTCCGCGCCGAAACGGAAGACAGATTCGGAAATGGTAAATTTCCCGCTGTTTTGTTCGCCCACCGTATACAGCATGCCTAACCGGCGCAAACGTCCGAGTGCGGCACGTACTTTTTCCGCTAATTTCTGTTTATCCAAATCCGAACCGCTGGCACGTAAATTGACGGCTTTTAACAATTTTGCTTCGTCCGCCAGATTCAATAATTCGTCATATACTTCCTGTACGGTGAAAATACCTTGTTGTGCCAATCGTTCCGGGCTGAGATACAAATAACACAGCACTTTCCCCACCAACATTTCCAGTTCGCTCAAAACCGAACGGGCAATCAGTGTGGTGGCTTTCGGACGTAGATAGAAAAAACCTTCCGGCGCACGGATAAGTTCTACGTTGTAACGGCGGTAAAAACCATCCAACTCGTTTTGGAAATCCGCCAAAAAAGCATAGTTATCAAGATGTTCCTGTCCGATATGTCTGCCCGAACGCAGTTGGCTGTCCACCGCTGGAAACAACGGATTGGCGATAGCCGCCGCCAATTTGGTTGAAATGAGGTCTTGGAGATTTTCGTTCATATTCTTTTTCTCATTGCATGAACCGATGGGTCCATCGTTAAAATGATTCCGTTTCGTTGGTAAAATTATTTATATTCGTCGATTACATTCGCCTGTACTTCTGCACCGTAATCGTTGATTTCGTGCCATTGAGAATACACGCCCGACAAATCCGCGCTTGCCATACCTAAGCGCACGGCTTGATCGACGATGACACGCGCTACATCAAAATGGCGGGAAAGCGGATAATTGTCCAGTTGTTGCTTCAACACCAGACTTAAATCAATCGGTTGATTATGTTCGCGGTGATTAATCAGCAACGCTTGCATCGCTTCTACGATTTGATCATGTAGATCGGATAGCTGTTCGTATTCCAATGCTTCCGGCAATTCGCCTAGCGCGTCTTCATCCCGTAATGTCAATTCTTCGTCACGTAAATCCACTAAGCGTTCCGCTTGCGCCGTCCACAAGAACCAAGGCGCATCGAAATAATGATGAATAGATTGGCGCAGGCGTTGGCTGAATACTCTGTTTTTATCCATATCAATCGCCGTTCGGATAAATTTATGTACGTGACGGTCGTAGCCAATCCAAAGGTCGATAGCTTGCTGACCCCAGCTGATAATGCGGTCGAGCTTAGACTGTAAATCCACAATAAGCTGATCGATAAAATACAGTTCGTTCCGCCCCATCACACAATCCTGAATCCGTAATAATTGCGCCTGTAATTTATCGCCCGCCGCATTCAGGGTATCTTGCAATTCGCGCAGATTACCGGAAGTTTCGTCCAACAGACGTTCGCAACTGGCAATCGCGGCTTGCCAGTCTTTGGTCAGCAGTTCGGCGATTTCTTCTTTAATGCTCTGCTGATTTTCATCCATAATACGTTGCGACAAATCAATACTGTCGAAAATTTCCGCCACTGAATATTTCAACGGCGCAAAGACGTTACGACGCCAGTAATATTCGTCTTCCCCCCGTCGAACCGCTTCTTCCGCCGATTCGGACGCCCGTTGGATTTCATCGGCAACAATCGCCAACTGCACGGAAAGCCGCAGCGCGGAAAATTCCCGTTGTCGGATGTAATAATCGGATACGCCTACTCCCAAGGGAGTCAGGCGGTAAATGGACAACCCGTCGGTAAATTCGCTGCTGAAACGGTTGATAAAACGTTGCTTCACCAAATCGTTGATGGCGTTATTGGCACGGGTCGTGATATTGTCGGATTGATCGAATTCTTTCGATACGTGACGGAAAATATCCACTAAATCGCTTTCCTGCATTTCGCCGTCAAAACGTTCGTTATTATATAACGCAATCGCCAGCAAATAAGACAAGCGCTCGGTATTCAGGCTTAACGAGAACTCCCGTTCCCGCGCCCAGGAAACCAGTTCGGGAATAGTTTGCGATGTTTCGGACATGTCATTATTCTCACAAAACAGAATTTAAATACAAAAATATTGTCGATTATACAGGAATTTAGAAAGATCTTATAGCGCGATTTTTTAACAAAAACGCGCAAATTTTTGACCGCACTTAATAGTATACCGAATCGCTTTTCTGTCATTTTCTTGGTTGCTTTTTCTAAATAAAACCGTACCATACGCAGGATTTTTATTTTATTAATAAAGAAGAATTCAATGACAGAACAAACCGAAAAAGATAAAAAACAGATTTATAACCTGAACAAATTACAGAAACGCTTACGCCGAAATGTCGGTAATGCCATTGCGGATTTCAATATGATTGAAGAGGGCGACAAAGTGATGGTGTGTCTGTCCGGCGGAAAAGACAGCTATACGTTGCTGGATATTTTACTGAATCTGAAATTCAGCGCCCCGATTCATTTCGATATTGTGGCGGTGAATTTAGACCAAAAACAACCCGGTTTTCCCGAACATGTGTTGCCGCAGTATTTGGAAAGTATCGGTGTCGAATACAAAATTGTGGAAGAAAATACTTACGGTATTGTGAAAGAAAAAATTCCGGAAGGTAAAACTACCTGCTCGCTCTGTTCCCGTTTACGCCGCGGTATTTTATACCGTACCGCAACGGAACTGGGCGCAACCAAAATCGCCTTGGGACATCATCGCGACGATATGCTGGCAACGTTGTTTTTAAATATGTTTTACGGCGGTAAATTGAAATCGATGCCACCTAAACTTATCAGTGACGACGGTAAGCAAATCGTAATTCGTCCGCTGGCTTACTGTAAAGAAAAAGACATTGAAAAATATGCCGTCGCCAAACAGTTTCCGATCATTCCGTGCAACCTTTGCGGTTCGCAGCCGAATTTACAGCGTCAAGTGGTAAAGGAAATGCTGAATACCTGGGATCGCCAATATCCCGGTCGTCTGGAAACCATGTTTTCCGCCATGCAGAATGTGGTGCCGTCCCATTTGTGCGACCCGAATTTATTCGATTTCAAAAACATCCGACGAGGACAAATATTAGAGGGCGTTAGCGGTGATATTGCTTTTGATAAAGAGGAATTGCCACCGATGCCGCAATTTGCTGACGAAGGTGAATCCGCCGATTTCAGCGGTGAAAATCTGATTCAATTCAAAGAAGTGAATTAATTTCTTTCATTCAAGTGCGGTCAAAAAATGAAAAATTTTCACCGCACTTTTTTATCCGTCATTTAACTCGTTAGAGTTCCCGTCTTCCCCATGATTCCTCGGGTTAACACAATATCTTGTGGTTCCGTCTGGCAAGTTATCCTCAATATAGTGGTTAAGATAACCCGA contains the following coding sequences:
- the mukB gene encoding chromosome partition protein MukB; translation: METADSEKTAENPTALSPFSVPAGVERGKFRSLTLINWNGFFARTFDLDALVTTLSGGNGAGKSTTMAGFVTALIPDLTLLHFRNTTEAGASGGSRDKGLHGKLRPGVCYAVLDTVNSRHQRTLVGVRLQQVAGRDKKVDLKTFSIQGVELSLNPTALFTEAVNERQAKVLNLTEVKDKIDEIGGQFKQYHSVADYHGMMFDLGIIPRRLRSSSDRSKFYKLIEASLYGGISSAITKSLRDYLLPENLGVRKAFQDMESALRENRMTLEAIKMTQADRDLFKHLITETTNYVASDYMRNANERRGNIETALNFRKEWYNAKSERDLSQHRLVDFSREAVELAESEKVLEVDHQSASDHLNLVLNALRHQEKIERYQDDVNELTEKLEEQKMVVETAGEQLESSQAQFEQIETEVDQIRSQLADYQQALDAQQTRALQYQQAVQALEKAKTLCGLADLAVKNVDEYHEEFAAQAETLTERVLELEQKMSISEAAKSQFDKAYRLVCKIAGEMPRSAAWESAKELLREYPTQKVQAAQTPQLRAKLHELEQRDVQRQSAVRLLAEFNQRAELNLTTADELEECYAEHEAIIDDLSDELAAQVEDRSVLRQKREQLTALYHKHAAKAPAWLTAQAALERLQEQCGEHFDDSQDVMNFMQAQLVKEREFTIQRDQLEHKRQQLDEQISRLSQPDGSEDARLNLLAERFGGVLLSELYDDVPFEDAPYFSALYGPARHAIVVRDLDTVKAQLSELEDCPDDLYLIEGDPSAFDDSVLAAQELEHGVVVQVSAREVRYSKFPEIPLFGRAAREKHLAELEAQRDEVAEAYAQRAFDVQKCQRLHQQLSQFVGLHLALAFLPNPEESMREINGERNEIERELTALSTNEQQIRIKLDTAKEKMQLLNKLIPQLAVIADDSLQDRIEETREQLDLAEQDESFIRQHGATLSQLEPIAATLQSDPEHYDRLKDELAQAATMQKQVQQKAFALADVVQRKAHFGYEDDVQTESNGLNEQLRRRLEQMQGQRDAQREQVRQKQAQFAQYNQVFIQLQSSFNSKNDLLKELLTEVNELGVRADEGAEERARIRKDELYQRLSANRQRRSYIEKQLTLIESEADNLTRRIRKAERDYKQQRELVVAAKVSWCVVSRLSRNSDVEKRLNRRELAYLSADELRSMSDKALGALRQAVADNEYLRDTLRLSEDSRKPENKVRFFIAVYQHLRERIRQDIIKTDDPIDAIEQMEIELNRLTDELTGREQKLAISSESVANIMRKTIQREQNRIRMLNQGLQNISFGQVKSVRLVVDIRDTHAMLLDALSGDQEEYQDLFTDNRITFSEAIAKLYQRLNPHIDMGQRTAQTIGEELLDYRNYLNLEVEVYRGADGWLRAESGALSTGEAIGTGMSILLMVVQSWEEESRRLRGKDILPCRLLFLDEAARLDGKSISTLFELCDRLDMQLLIAAPENISPEKGTTYKLVRKISGNQEHVHVVGLRGFGTAA
- the mukE gene encoding chromosome partition protein MukE, whose protein sequence is MNENLQDLISTKLAAAIANPLFPAVDSQLRSGRHIGQEHLDNYAFLADFQNELDGFYRRYNVELIRAPEGFFYLRPKATTLIARSVLSELEMLVGKVLCYLYLSPERLAQQGIFTVQEVYDELLNLADEAKLLKAVNLRASGSDLDKQKLAEKVRAALGRLRRLGMLYTVGEQNSGKFTISESVFRFGAEVRAGDDPIEAQLRLIRDGEAATPESIAAEKATADDESAVSNEEDFEYDDNQEGAE
- the mukF gene encoding chromosome partition protein MukF, with translation MSETSQTIPELVSWAREREFSLSLNTERLSYLLAIALYNNERFDGEMQESDLVDIFRHVSKEFDQSDNITTRANNAINDLVKQRFINRFSSEFTDGLSIYRLTPLGVGVSDYYIRQREFSALRLSVQLAIVADEIQRASESAEEAVRRGEDEYYWRRNVFAPLKYSVAEIFDSIDLSQRIMDENQQSIKEEIAELLTKDWQAAIASCERLLDETSGNLRELQDTLNAAGDKLQAQLLRIQDCVMGRNELYFIDQLIVDLQSKLDRIISWGQQAIDLWIGYDRHVHKFIRTAIDMDKNRVFSQRLRQSIHHYFDAPWFLWTAQAERLVDLRDEELTLRDEDALGELPEALEYEQLSDLHDQIVEAMQALLINHREHNQPIDLSLVLKQQLDNYPLSRHFDVARVIVDQAVRLGMASADLSGVYSQWHEINDYGAEVQANVIDEYK
- the ttcA gene encoding tRNA 2-thiocytidine(32) synthetase TtcA is translated as MTEQTEKDKKQIYNLNKLQKRLRRNVGNAIADFNMIEEGDKVMVCLSGGKDSYTLLDILLNLKFSAPIHFDIVAVNLDQKQPGFPEHVLPQYLESIGVEYKIVEENTYGIVKEKIPEGKTTCSLCSRLRRGILYRTATELGATKIALGHHRDDMLATLFLNMFYGGKLKSMPPKLISDDGKQIVIRPLAYCKEKDIEKYAVAKQFPIIPCNLCGSQPNLQRQVVKEMLNTWDRQYPGRLETMFSAMQNVVPSHLCDPNLFDFKNIRRGQILEGVSGDIAFDKEELPPMPQFADEGESADFSGENLIQFKEVN